One genomic segment of Cardinium endosymbiont of Philonthus spinipes includes these proteins:
- the acpP gene encoding acyl carrier protein, with protein MNREDIMAQVVAVVVEKLHVPTQEVLPTAHFANNLGADSLDQVELIMELEKKFNVYIKDDEATNLQTVGSVVSYLEEVLTQRKA; from the coding sequence ATGAATAGAGAAGATATTATGGCCCAAGTAGTGGCCGTTGTTGTAGAGAAGTTGCATGTTCCTACTCAAGAGGTTTTGCCTACAGCACATTTTGCAAATAACTTAGGTGCTGATTCTCTCGACCAAGTCGAATTGATTATGGAACTTGAAAAAAAGTTTAATGTATATATTAAGGATGATGAAGCTACCAACCTACAAACTGTAGGCAGTGTAGTAAGTTATTTAGAAGAGGTTTTGACGCAACGCAAAGCTTAG